Proteins found in one Methanospirillum hungatei JF-1 genomic segment:
- a CDS encoding IS701 family transposase has protein sequence MPITKQPSDVDYINYLIAARCDVSCVKVADCYSTSEFSISHDTFNRFLTRQSLTPETLWAEVEAYVDRKKGWLVLDDTILDKKHSKKIECTYYQWSGKEHKVIKGIGLITLIWTDGITSFPIDYRIYDKDVDDKTKNDHLQEMALTAFKRGFTPAFVMFDSWYSGNENLKLINRLGWFYFTRVKKNRMVNPDAQGNVQVSSLNIPEEGLEVHLKKYGFIRLFHSLNRKGVSRYWATNFLPMNNEDRLVLQSICWTIENYHRAIKELCGVEKCQARKGIIQRNHINCSLRAYLRFEVNKFLNGVTPYDAQWQIIKVGISEYIQNPKYAL, from the coding sequence GTGCCTATAACGAAGCAGCCTTCAGATGTAGATTATATCAATTACCTCATCGCAGCTCGATGCGACGTTTCTTGTGTAAAAGTCGCTGATTGTTATTCGACGTCTGAATTCTCGATATCACATGATACCTTCAATCGATTCCTAACAAGACAGTCTCTAACTCCTGAGACGTTGTGGGCTGAAGTTGAGGCATATGTTGACAGAAAAAAGGGCTGGTTGGTTCTGGATGACACTATTCTAGATAAAAAACATTCCAAAAAAATCGAATGTACATATTACCAGTGGAGTGGAAAAGAGCACAAAGTAATCAAAGGAATAGGATTGATTACCTTAATTTGGACAGATGGAATCACTTCATTTCCAATTGATTATCGAATTTATGATAAGGATGTTGATGATAAGACCAAAAATGATCATCTCCAAGAAATGGCCTTGACAGCTTTCAAAAGAGGATTTACTCCTGCCTTTGTCATGTTTGATAGTTGGTATTCAGGAAATGAAAATTTGAAGTTGATTAACCGTCTTGGATGGTTTTATTTCACACGAGTTAAGAAAAATCGTATGGTCAATCCCGATGCCCAAGGTAATGTTCAAGTGTCATCATTAAATATACCAGAGGAGGGATTAGAAGTTCATTTAAAGAAATATGGATTTATTCGTCTTTTTCACTCACTAAATCGTAAAGGTGTAAGTAGATATTGGGCAACCAATTTTTTGCCGATGAATAATGAAGATAGGCTGGTTTTACAATCTATTTGCTGGACAATCGAGAATTATCATAGGGCTATCAAAGAACTATGTGGTGTCGAAAAATGCCAAGCTAGAAAGGGAATTATCCAACGAAATCATATTAATTGCTCACTTCGGGCATATTTACGATTCGAAGTCAATAAATTTTTGAATGGTGTTACTCCGTACGATGCTCAATGGCAAATCATAAAAGTTGGAATTTCAGAATATATTCAGAACCCAAAATATGCGCTATAA
- a CDS encoding nucleotide sugar dehydrogenase has translation MATELSAALNQRGPIRTIGVIGMGYVGIPSAALFASVPGIRRAYGFQRNSPTSGYKIRMLNEGKNPLKGEEPGLDKLLADVVHKGVFHCTDDFTSIQECDAVTIAIQTPFKSPEDLIPDLTALEEGLRQAGRYLTRGTLVVLESTITPGTTCGWAREVLEEESGLLAGRDFALAHAPERVMVGRLIQNIQEHDRIVGGIDEDSTRRAIELYQPVLTKGQIIPMTATAAEVTKTAENTFRDLQIAAANQLALYCEAMGVNFYDVRTGIDSLKGDGITRAILWPGAGVGGHCLTKDTYHLERGVDVAGRTPLDYPQGHESLFVLARHVNDFMPRHTFHLVRQGLSCVGKEVSGSRIAILGFSFLPNTDDARNTPTEQFVNICQIHGAVTEIHDPWVHEYPGFSLSSDIEPVVKDADVLVLMTAHRMYYALDYDWVKRMMRPFPVLVDGRNIVDPDVIIRAGFVYEGIGRGDKNRYPRD, from the coding sequence ATGGCAACTGAATTATCTGCTGCCTTAAATCAAAGAGGGCCAATCAGGACAATCGGTGTTATCGGGATGGGATATGTCGGTATTCCTTCTGCCGCTCTCTTTGCTTCAGTTCCCGGTATTCGAAGGGCCTATGGATTTCAGCGAAATTCACCCACATCAGGGTATAAAATCCGGATGCTGAACGAAGGAAAAAATCCCTTGAAAGGCGAAGAGCCTGGTCTGGATAAGTTGTTGGCAGATGTTGTGCATAAGGGAGTATTTCACTGCACCGATGACTTCACCAGTATTCAAGAATGTGATGCAGTAACTATCGCGATTCAGACTCCGTTTAAAAGCCCTGAAGATCTGATACCGGATCTTACCGCTCTAGAGGAGGGTTTGCGGCAAGCAGGGAGGTATCTGACCCGAGGCACGCTTGTTGTCCTTGAATCGACGATAACTCCCGGAACGACCTGTGGCTGGGCAAGGGAGGTGTTAGAGGAAGAGTCAGGGCTTCTCGCCGGCAGGGATTTTGCTCTGGCGCACGCTCCGGAACGTGTCATGGTAGGAAGGCTTATTCAGAATATTCAGGAGCATGACCGGATCGTTGGAGGAATTGATGAAGATTCTACCCGTCGGGCAATCGAGTTATATCAACCGGTTCTCACGAAAGGACAGATCATACCGATGACTGCAACCGCAGCAGAAGTGACCAAGACTGCAGAGAATACTTTCCGGGATCTCCAGATAGCAGCAGCAAATCAGTTAGCATTATATTGCGAGGCGATGGGGGTAAATTTCTATGATGTCAGGACCGGGATTGATTCTCTAAAAGGAGATGGGATCACCCGTGCAATTTTATGGCCGGGAGCGGGTGTTGGTGGGCATTGTCTGACAAAAGATACATATCACCTGGAGCGTGGGGTGGACGTGGCTGGTAGAACTCCGCTTGATTATCCCCAGGGTCATGAATCACTGTTTGTCCTGGCCCGGCATGTGAATGACTTTATGCCCCGTCATACGTTTCATCTGGTTAGACAAGGCCTTTCATGTGTTGGAAAAGAGGTCTCCGGCTCCAGGATTGCTATACTTGGATTTTCATTTCTTCCCAATACTGATGATGCACGAAATACTCCGACAGAACAGTTTGTTAATATCTGTCAGATACATGGAGCAGTCACAGAGATTCATGATCCATGGGTTCATGAGTATCCTGGTTTCAGTCTGTCATCTGATATTGAACCGGTGGTGAAGGATGCAGATGTTCTTGTCCTTATGACGGCTCACCGGATGTATTATGCACTGGATTATGACTGGGTAAAGAGAATGATGAGACCTTTTCCTGTTTTGGTTGATGGGAGGAATATTGTTGACCCTGATGTGATCATCCGGGCGGGATTTGTGTATGAGGGAATTGGGAGAGGGGATAAGAACCGTTATCCGAGAGATTAA
- a CDS encoding Gfo/Idh/MocA family protein, with amino-acid sequence MDVGVIGTGMMGRNHVRIYSELKPVQSLFVYDVNQDQARIVAEQNNAEVAGSIQELLKNVDAVSLCVPTPLHYQSAQKIITTGMNTLIEKPICLTSTEGHELINKIPKGTIVGVGHIERFNPIVKEISRIISSPLYVELKRHNPTSSRITASSVVEDLMIHDIDIILHSLFQDPLEVFSRGTRDVAMALCQCGNTPVYLSASRKASKKIRMIHIEQEDITIEGDFMTQEVYIYRKPGLYSVENERYVQENIVEKVQVTKKEPLRDELLSFLDSVRTGKEFPVTPEQAVMNLEVCEYIIQGLSHGN; translated from the coding sequence ATGGATGTCGGGGTTATCGGGACCGGGATGATGGGCCGGAATCATGTACGGATATATTCTGAGTTAAAGCCAGTACAGTCTCTTTTCGTATATGATGTAAACCAGGATCAGGCCCGGATAGTTGCAGAGCAGAACAACGCAGAAGTGGCTGGTTCTATCCAGGAACTCCTAAAAAATGTAGATGCTGTCAGTCTCTGTGTTCCCACTCCTCTTCATTATCAATCAGCACAGAAGATAATCACAACCGGAATGAACACGCTTATTGAAAAACCGATATGCCTTACTTCAACGGAGGGTCATGAGCTTATAAATAAGATACCAAAAGGGACCATAGTCGGAGTCGGGCATATTGAACGCTTTAATCCTATTGTGAAAGAAATCTCAAGAATCATCTCAAGCCCTCTGTATGTAGAACTGAAAAGGCATAATCCGACATCATCCAGGATCACTGCCAGTTCAGTAGTTGAAGATCTTATGATCCATGATATTGACATAATTCTTCACTCCTTGTTCCAGGATCCCCTTGAGGTCTTTTCACGGGGAACCAGGGATGTAGCAATGGCGTTATGTCAGTGTGGCAATACTCCTGTCTATCTCTCTGCCAGCAGGAAAGCATCAAAGAAGATACGTATGATTCACATTGAACAGGAGGATATTACCATTGAAGGGGACTTCATGACTCAGGAGGTTTATATTTATCGCAAACCCGGCCTTTATTCTGTAGAAAATGAGCGGTATGTTCAGGAGAATATTGTAGAAAAAGTGCAGGTGACCAAGAAGGAGCCACTTCGTGACGAACTATTGTCATTCCTGGATTCAGTCCGGACCGGGAAAGAATTTCCTGTGACTCCTGAACAGGCGGTTATGAATCTTGAAGTCTGTGAATACATAATCCAGGGGCTTTCTCATGGCAACTGA
- a CDS encoding DegT/DnrJ/EryC1/StrS family aminotransferase, translating into MIPVARPFVGQEEADAAARVIFSGMLASGQEVIHFEKEFADFCGTPHAVATSNGTTALHMAMAALGIGPGDEVIVPSFTFIASATSVSMCGASPVLADIEEKTYCIDPEKVLELISPQTKAIIGVHLFGQPCDIRALSDICTDHALHFIEDCAQAHGAQYKGRAVGSYGTCGCFSFYPTKNMTCGEGGMVTSTNPEFINRIRLLINHGQKEKYLHTELGYNFRLTDIAAAIGRVQLRKLPEMNQSRQENADFFTKKIVRRGIIPPFVRQDSTHVYHQYAIRVTDQADITRDELVSDLNRKGIGAAIHYPIPIHKQPVYEGKIQPCGCPVSEKISREILSLPVYPGLTLEQRDSITQAVNGCE; encoded by the coding sequence ATGATCCCTGTAGCCCGTCCCTTTGTTGGTCAGGAAGAAGCAGATGCAGCAGCCAGGGTGATTTTTTCTGGTATGCTCGCATCCGGACAGGAAGTCATTCATTTCGAGAAAGAATTTGCAGATTTTTGTGGGACCCCTCATGCAGTTGCCACAAGCAACGGGACAACGGCACTTCATATGGCGATGGCAGCACTTGGTATAGGGCCAGGTGATGAGGTCATTGTTCCTTCCTTTACCTTCATCGCATCTGCAACATCCGTCAGTATGTGTGGTGCCTCTCCGGTTCTTGCAGACATTGAGGAAAAAACATATTGTATTGATCCAGAAAAGGTCCTTGAACTGATCTCTCCACAAACAAAAGCCATAATTGGCGTCCATCTTTTTGGCCAGCCATGTGATATTCGTGCACTATCTGACATCTGTACCGATCACGCACTCCATTTCATCGAGGATTGTGCACAGGCACATGGCGCACAGTATAAGGGCAGGGCCGTGGGAAGTTATGGGACCTGTGGCTGTTTTTCGTTTTACCCGACCAAGAATATGACCTGTGGAGAAGGCGGTATGGTAACCAGTACCAATCCCGAATTTATTAACCGGATACGACTGCTCATAAATCATGGTCAGAAAGAGAAATATCTGCATACAGAGCTAGGATATAACTTCAGACTTACTGACATTGCTGCCGCAATCGGGCGTGTTCAGCTTCGAAAACTTCCGGAAATGAATCAGTCCAGGCAGGAGAATGCAGATTTCTTCACAAAAAAGATTGTCCGTCGCGGCATCATACCTCCTTTCGTCAGACAGGATTCAACCCATGTATATCATCAGTATGCCATCCGGGTTACCGATCAGGCTGACATTACTCGTGATGAGCTTGTTTCCGATCTGAACAGGAAAGGTATCGGAGCAGCCATTCATTACCCGATACCTATTCATAAACAACCAGTATATGAAGGGAAGATTCAACCATGTGGATGCCCGGTATCTGAAAAGATATCCCGAGAGATACTTAGTCTTCCGGTGTATCCGGGACTGACGCTGGAACAAAGAGATTCAATAACTCAGGCAGTCAATGGATGTGAATAA
- a CDS encoding acyltransferase, whose protein sequence is MFEYGNNQLGKNVQIFDPVTLGFPSRDYIGKKNHPGVIIGDNAIIRSGTILYADVRTGSNFSTGHNVLVREKTVLGNHVSLGTGVIIEGNCTIGNHVNLQSMVYVPTNSELGNYVFIGPNAVLTNDKYPPHGGKNLFGPIVRDHASIGANATILPGVTIGEGALIAAASVVTKDVPPFSLAIGSPARIKPLPEGAIQK, encoded by the coding sequence GTGTTCGAATATGGCAATAATCAGCTTGGAAAAAATGTACAAATCTTTGATCCGGTTACGCTCGGTTTTCCTTCCCGGGATTATATTGGAAAGAAGAATCATCCTGGTGTTATAATCGGAGATAATGCCATCATTCGATCCGGCACCATTCTGTATGCTGATGTCCGGACCGGATCCAATTTCTCAACCGGTCATAACGTCCTCGTCCGGGAAAAAACGGTACTGGGGAATCATGTCTCTCTTGGAACCGGAGTAATCATAGAAGGAAACTGCACCATTGGGAACCATGTCAATCTTCAGAGTATGGTGTATGTACCGACCAATTCAGAACTTGGGAATTATGTTTTTATAGGGCCGAACGCAGTTCTGACAAATGATAAATATCCCCCTCATGGGGGAAAGAACCTATTCGGTCCAATCGTTCGTGATCATGCTTCAATAGGTGCAAATGCTACGATACTACCGGGTGTAACCATCGGAGAGGGGGCCCTTATTGCAGCAGCGTCGGTTGTAACCAAAGATGTTCCCCCATTCTCGCTTGCGATTGGTTCACCTGCTCGGATCAAACCACTTCCTGAGGGAGCGATTCAGAAATGA
- the mcrB gene encoding coenzyme-B sulfoethylthiotransferase subunit beta, giving the protein MAKFSDTIDLYDDQGKLLKSGVALDKVSPLTNAGIKKMISLTKRTVAVNLGGAEAFLKTGKAGKNQIPGRELNLDLVANAGAIKEKMFKMLQVTEGDDTEIKEFGGGKLLLCTVPTARIEAAATYDAAMTAVSAAATYAVIDQFNVDMFNGSTVKAAFWGTYPQTMDPSGSACASILSIPQNNEGLGYALRNIQANHCVMITNKNAMQGAALSATFEQAGEFEMGAAIGPFERAQLLLYAYQGLNANNLVYDLVKKNGATGTIGTVVQSLVERAIEDKVITPGKKGPSGYIFYETKDPMLWNAYTAAGTMAATMVNCGAGRFAQAVSSTLLYFNDLIEHETGLPGCDYGRVMGVAVGFSFFSHSIYGGGGPGIFNGNHVVTRHAAGVGLPCIVAACALDAGTQMFSPESTSKVYQDTFGKIPEFAQPIQHIAQGA; this is encoded by the coding sequence ATGGCAAAATTTTCCGACACAATCGATCTCTATGACGATCAGGGCAAGCTGCTGAAAAGCGGTGTTGCCTTGGATAAAGTTAGCCCGCTGACAAACGCCGGCATCAAGAAGATGATCAGCCTTACCAAGAGAACTGTTGCAGTTAACCTTGGTGGAGCAGAGGCATTTCTGAAGACCGGAAAGGCCGGAAAGAACCAGATTCCCGGACGTGAACTCAACCTTGACCTTGTTGCCAATGCTGGTGCAATCAAGGAAAAGATGTTCAAGATGCTCCAGGTCACCGAGGGCGATGACACCGAGATCAAGGAATTCGGTGGCGGTAAGCTCCTGCTTTGTACCGTCCCAACTGCACGTATTGAAGCAGCAGCAACCTACGATGCAGCAATGACCGCTGTTTCAGCAGCAGCAACCTATGCAGTTATTGACCAGTTCAATGTTGACATGTTCAACGGTTCAACTGTCAAGGCAGCATTCTGGGGTACCTACCCACAGACCATGGATCCGTCTGGCTCAGCTTGTGCATCCATTCTGTCCATTCCACAGAACAACGAAGGTCTTGGATACGCTCTCCGGAACATCCAGGCAAACCACTGTGTCATGATCACCAACAAGAATGCAATGCAGGGTGCAGCACTCTCCGCAACCTTTGAACAGGCAGGAGAGTTCGAGATGGGAGCCGCAATCGGACCATTCGAGCGTGCACAGCTCCTTCTCTACGCCTACCAGGGCCTGAACGCGAACAACCTGGTCTACGACCTCGTGAAGAAGAATGGTGCAACCGGAACTATCGGTACTGTTGTCCAGTCACTTGTCGAGAGAGCAATCGAAGACAAGGTCATCACCCCAGGAAAGAAGGGACCATCCGGATACATATTCTACGAGACCAAGGACCCAATGCTCTGGAACGCCTACACTGCAGCCGGAACTATGGCAGCAACCATGGTAAACTGTGGTGCTGGCCGATTTGCCCAGGCAGTATCCTCAACCCTGCTCTACTTCAACGACCTCATTGAGCACGAGACCGGACTTCCGGGTTGTGACTATGGTCGTGTAATGGGTGTAGCAGTCGGATTCTCATTCTTCAGCCACTCAATCTATGGTGGTGGAGGTCCGGGTATTTTCAACGGTAACCACGTCGTTACCCGTCACGCAGCCGGTGTTGGTCTCCCCTGTATCGTCGCTGCCTGTGCTCTTGATGCAGGAACCCAGATGTTCAGCCCAGAGAGCACCTCAAAGGTCTACCAGGATACCTTTGGTAAGATCCCAGAGTTTGCCCAGCCGATTCAGCACATCGCCCAGGGAGCATAA
- the mcrD gene encoding methyl-coenzyme M reductase operon protein D: MADAEFPQCRIVTERLLKPETVEKILNKLAVIPGIRRIVINGPSIPQKVPYGPARGLDNPHSGKATIRVGVTDVDLRVQVGTFLLELETRDIVSQVEEACKEVFTNFSYSVKEGKFMRSTPTQVDYAKYGPNANEIMLGLVDPKNKTGPTLIQGHK; encoded by the coding sequence ATGGCTGATGCTGAATTCCCGCAATGCAGGATCGTCACCGAGCGCCTCTTAAAACCTGAAACTGTTGAGAAAATCCTCAATAAACTGGCGGTCATACCCGGGATCCGAAGGATCGTCATTAACGGCCCGAGTATACCCCAGAAAGTCCCCTATGGCCCTGCACGGGGCCTGGATAACCCCCATTCCGGAAAAGCAACAATCCGGGTCGGGGTAACGGATGTTGACCTCAGGGTGCAGGTAGGAACATTCCTTCTCGAACTTGAAACACGGGATATCGTCTCGCAGGTAGAGGAAGCCTGTAAGGAAGTCTTCACGAATTTTTCATACTCGGTCAAGGAAGGAAAATTCATGAGGTCGACCCCGACCCAGGTGGACTATGCGAAGTACGGCCCGAATGCAAACGAAATCATGTTAGGTCTGGTCGATCCCAAGAATAAAACCGGACCGACACTCATCCAGGGACATAAATAA
- the mcrC gene encoding methyl-coenzyme M reductase I operon protein C, whose protein sequence is MPIGRVTQVVDCRESAGMGKGGALAQRGTISECRYPDVIIIGMSPGRRHVTKPVCDITSALRAQGVEYSISTMILNAGSGIPPDAPKSAGHVLGAYFGLNEKEIIQVNRHKVAVLHHGNVRSHIVHKVRSILKDCDIPAVVVCQAPVDYEDFAKEGVKTAFVMPTEENVRTKGTVMAIVSGVTRGQTPSREKISEVIHEVMKLMKTSDLER, encoded by the coding sequence ATGCCAATCGGACGGGTAACACAGGTTGTAGACTGCCGCGAAAGTGCGGGTATGGGAAAAGGAGGGGCCCTTGCCCAAAGGGGGACGATCTCCGAATGCCGATATCCTGACGTCATCATCATAGGGATGTCCCCCGGTCGCCGGCATGTCACAAAGCCGGTCTGTGATATCACGTCTGCCCTGCGGGCACAGGGGGTTGAATATAGTATCAGCACCATGATTCTCAACGCGGGCTCCGGGATTCCCCCTGATGCCCCAAAGAGTGCCGGTCATGTGCTGGGAGCATATTTCGGCCTGAATGAGAAGGAAATAATCCAGGTTAACCGCCATAAAGTTGCGGTTCTGCACCATGGAAATGTCAGATCACATATCGTCCATAAGGTCAGGTCTATCTTAAAGGACTGTGATATTCCGGCGGTTGTAGTCTGTCAGGCCCCTGTTGATTACGAGGATTTTGCAAAGGAAGGGGTGAAAACGGCGTTTGTGATGCCTACTGAAGAGAATGTCCGGACAAAAGGGACAGTTATGGCGATTGTCAGTGGTGTCACGAGGGGTCAGACCCCGTCACGTGAGAAGATCAGCGAAGTCATTCACGAAGTCATGAAACTTATGAAAACTTCAGATTTGGAGAGATAA
- the mcrG gene encoding coenzyme-B sulfoethylthiotransferase subunit gamma: MAYTPQYGPGQSIVAENRRKQMNPNVKLEKIRNVTDEDIVLILGHRAPGQAYPTAHPPLAEQGEPDCPIRKIVTPTDGAKAGDRVRYIQFADSMFNAPSQPYQRTYTECYRYRGIDPGTLSGRQIVECRERDLEKISADLINTNLFDPARVGIRGATVHGHSLRLAEDGMMFDMLQRCILEGGTVKYVKDQIGTPLDKKVDVGKPMDDAWLKANTTMFHSLVGTPYRSDAEYIEYIQRIHSLRTKYGFMPVE, from the coding sequence ATGGCATATACTCCACAGTATGGTCCGGGCCAGTCTATTGTAGCCGAGAACCGGCGCAAGCAGATGAACCCAAATGTAAAGCTCGAAAAAATCCGTAATGTTACCGATGAAGACATCGTTCTCATCCTTGGTCACCGGGCACCAGGTCAGGCATACCCGACTGCACACCCGCCACTCGCAGAACAGGGTGAGCCGGACTGTCCAATCAGAAAGATTGTTACCCCGACTGACGGAGCAAAGGCTGGAGACCGTGTCCGGTACATCCAGTTCGCTGACTCCATGTTCAATGCACCATCTCAGCCATACCAGAGAACCTACACCGAATGTTACCGCTACCGTGGTATCGACCCGGGAACTCTGTCCGGCCGTCAGATCGTCGAGTGCCGTGAGCGTGACCTTGAAAAAATCTCTGCAGACCTGATTAACACCAACCTCTTCGACCCGGCCCGTGTCGGTATTCGTGGTGCAACCGTGCATGGTCACTCCCTCCGTCTTGCAGAAGACGGTATGATGTTTGATATGCTGCAGCGGTGTATCCTCGAGGGCGGGACTGTCAAGTACGTAAAGGACCAGATTGGTACTCCACTCGACAAGAAGGTCGATGTTGGTAAGCCAATGGACGATGCCTGGCTGAAGGCAAACACTACGATGTTCCACTCACTCGTTGGTACCCCTTACCGGAGCGACGCCGAGTACATCGAATATATCCAGCGTATTCACTCCCTGAGAACAAAGTACGGTTTCATGCCGGTGGAGTAA
- the mcrA gene encoding coenzyme-B sulfoethylthiotransferase subunit alpha: MAKIERAQKLFLKALKTKFEGDVADTKTGFYNFGGLNQSPRKKEFMEASKKVELRRGISMYDPNRCHLGGLPMGQRQLMTYEVSGTGTFVEGDDLHFVNNPAMQQMWDDIRRTIIVNMDLAHQTLQKRLGKEITPETINEYLHILNHAMPGGAVVQEHMVETHPSVVDDCYVKVFTGDSELADQIEKQFVLDVNKLFPAKQAEQLNEAVGKSLWQAIHIPTIVSRTCDGGTTSRWSAMQIGMSFITAYRMCAGEAAVADLSFAAKHAGVIQMASHLPARRARGPNEPGGIMFGHFADMIQANRKYPNDPAKASLEVVGAGCMLFDQIWLGSYMSGGVGFTQYATAAYTDNILDEFTYYGMDYIKDKYKVDWKNPSPKDKVKPTQEIVNDIAGEVTLNAMEQYEQFPTMMEDHFGGSQRAGVIAAASGLSVGVATANSNAGLNGWYLSMLMHKEGWSRLGFFGYDLQDQCGSTNSLSVRPDEGCIGEYRGPNYPNYAMNVGHQGEYAAIVASSHYTRNDGFCLSPLIKITFADPSLPFDFAEPRKEFAKGAIREFVACGERTLLMPAR; the protein is encoded by the coding sequence ATGGCAAAAATTGAGAGAGCACAGAAACTTTTCCTCAAAGCACTGAAGACCAAATTCGAGGGAGACGTCGCAGATACCAAGACCGGTTTTTACAACTTTGGTGGTCTGAACCAGTCCCCAAGAAAGAAAGAGTTCATGGAGGCATCCAAGAAGGTAGAACTTCGCCGTGGAATCTCCATGTACGACCCGAACCGCTGCCACCTCGGTGGTCTGCCAATGGGTCAGCGTCAGCTCATGACCTACGAAGTTTCCGGAACCGGAACCTTTGTAGAGGGTGACGACCTGCACTTTGTCAACAACCCGGCAATGCAGCAGATGTGGGATGATATCCGTCGTACCATCATCGTCAACATGGACCTTGCACACCAGACCCTGCAGAAGCGTCTTGGCAAGGAAATCACCCCGGAGACCATCAACGAGTACCTTCACATCCTTAACCACGCAATGCCTGGTGGAGCAGTTGTTCAGGAACACATGGTTGAGACCCACCCAAGTGTTGTCGATGACTGTTATGTAAAGGTCTTTACCGGAGACTCCGAACTTGCAGACCAGATTGAGAAGCAGTTCGTTCTCGATGTCAACAAGCTCTTCCCGGCAAAGCAGGCAGAGCAGCTGAATGAAGCTGTCGGCAAGTCACTCTGGCAGGCAATTCACATCCCGACCATCGTATCCCGTACATGTGATGGTGGAACTACCTCCCGGTGGTCAGCCATGCAGATCGGTATGTCCTTCATTACCGCATACCGCATGTGTGCCGGAGAAGCAGCAGTCGCTGACCTGTCCTTTGCAGCAAAGCACGCTGGTGTTATCCAGATGGCAAGTCACCTCCCGGCCCGTCGTGCCCGTGGTCCAAATGAACCAGGAGGTATCATGTTCGGACACTTTGCTGACATGATCCAGGCAAACCGGAAGTACCCGAATGACCCAGCAAAGGCATCACTTGAGGTTGTCGGTGCAGGTTGTATGCTCTTCGACCAGATCTGGCTCGGTTCCTACATGTCTGGTGGTGTCGGATTTACCCAGTATGCAACCGCAGCATACACCGACAACATCCTCGATGAGTTCACCTACTATGGTATGGACTACATCAAGGACAAGTACAAAGTCGACTGGAAGAACCCAAGCCCGAAAGACAAGGTCAAGCCAACCCAGGAGATCGTCAACGACATTGCCGGAGAGGTCACCCTCAATGCAATGGAGCAGTACGAACAGTTCCCAACCATGATGGAAGACCACTTTGGTGGTTCCCAGCGTGCAGGAGTTATCGCAGCAGCATCCGGTCTGTCTGTCGGTGTCGCAACAGCAAACTCCAACGCAGGTCTGAACGGATGGTACCTCTCCATGCTCATGCACAAGGAAGGCTGGTCACGTCTCGGATTCTTCGGATACGACCTGCAGGACCAGTGTGGTTCCACCAACTCACTCTCTGTCAGACCTGACGAGGGTTGTATCGGTGAATACCGTGGTCCAAACTACCCGAACTACGCAATGAACGTGGGTCACCAGGGAGAATACGCAGCAATTGTTGCATCTTCCCACTACACCAGAAACGATGGTTTCTGTCTGTCCCCACTGATCAAGATCACCTTCGCAGACCCATCCCTGCCGTTCGACTTTGCCGAGCCACGGAAGGAGTTCGCAAAGGGTGCAATCCGCGAGTTCGTAGCCTGCGGAGAGCGTACACTCCTCATGCCAGCCCGTTAA
- a CDS encoding type II toxin-antitoxin system VapC family toxin, with the protein MNYIDSNFFIYAVASDTPEGRWCRSTLSHIMEGEFIACTSTLTWDEIVYVLMKKINREIALECSEYFLSLPNVHYIDVSPEILKLAHSIMTQYAMKPRDAIHAACMSHQGINTIITEDTHFDRIPSVKRVWMNNIP; encoded by the coding sequence ATGAACTATATTGACTCAAATTTTTTTATTTATGCAGTAGCAAGTGATACTCCGGAAGGTCGTTGGTGTAGAAGTACCCTCTCTCATATAATGGAGGGTGAATTCATTGCATGTACCTCCACTCTAACCTGGGATGAAATTGTCTACGTGCTGATGAAAAAGATCAACCGTGAGATCGCTCTTGAATGTTCAGAATATTTTCTCTCACTACCAAATGTACATTATATTGATGTCAGCCCTGAAATTCTGAAATTAGCACACTCTATTATGACCCAATACGCAATGAAACCAAGAGATGCGATACACGCAGCCTGTATGTCACATCAGGGTATTAACACGATAATCACGGAAGATACCCATTTTGATCGTATTCCATCAGTAAAACGAGTATGGATGAACAATATTCCCTGA